The sequence GTTGACTCTTCACCGTAGCCCACGAAGGCTAAAGAATATTTGTATTCTGGATTTTCTGAGGTGCGTAGCAGCTTCATGCCAAGCACTTGAGTGTAAAAAGCAATACTGCGCTCTAAGTTACCAACGCGGATCATAGTGTGTAACAGTTGTGACATAGGATTATCTCGGTCAATGAATTACGCTTGGCAGTATAACAAAATTCGTTGTTAATCGAGTCCAAATGTTAATCGAATAAGCGTATTGCGATGCCTTGATTTTTGAAATTATCTACGCTAGGTAAAAATGCGCGCTGTGATCTAGGTCACCTCGTGATAGGTTTCGGTGTGAAAAATACCCATTTATGTAGCGCTTGCTCACAAAATAACTATCTCAATATAGGCATTTATCTCAGGCTTGATAATAATGTGGCTATACCCACTAGGAGAGTGAATATGAACACCGAACTTAAAATGGCTCTAGGTACTACAGTTGTAATTGCTTTATTTTTCAGCGCATTCTTCGTATCTATGTTCTGATACCGCATTCTAATCTAATCCTATGCTAAGGCGCTTAAATCTACTGATTTAAGCGCCTTTGTGTTTTTTTACTCCGCCATTCTTACGTGTCTGCATGCTTTAGCATTCAGTGATTCACAGCCACATTGATGTAAATAGTTTGAAAATTGATTATTTCGATATTTATATATTTTGATTTTCAAACTAAAATGCTGACATTAAGTCATCAAACACCACAAGTAGTGTTGCCTCAATCGGTTAGAGAAGGGCAGGGAGCGTAGGAAAAGACAATGAAAATAACACCCTCAACAGAAACGGCTCAGCCAAGCAATGGCTTTGGGCACTCTATCGCCCAGTGGCAACATCCCCATGGATTTTCTAAACAAAATGCAGATGGTGAAAAAAATACCCGTTATGTGTTGTATTTAACGGTTATCACTATGGTGGCCGAGATTGTGGCGGGGACGATTTACGGATCTATGGCTTTGCTTGCTGATGGTTGGCATATGGGAACCCATGCCGCCGCCTTTATGATCACGCTTTTTGCCTATTCCTATGCCCGTAAGCACGCCAATGATCCGGCCTTTGCCTTTGGTACCGGTAAGGTCAGTGTACTTGGGGGATATACCAGTGCAATTGCTTTAGGACTGGTAGCCTTAATCATGCTGATTGAATCAGGGATGCGTTTGATAAACCCTGAGAATATTCACTTTAATGAAGCCATTTTCGTGGCCTTGATTGGATTAAGTGTAAACGTGTTGAGTATGTTCCTGTTAAAAGATCATCATTCCCACGATCATGGACATTCGCATGGCAACTCACATGGCCATTCACTGCATCAAGTACATGACAAACATGAGCATACAGCACATAAAGATAACCATTGCTGTGATGGGCTCGAACATCATGCTGCTGACCATGACCATGACCATGACCATGACCATGACCATGACCATGACCATGACCATGACCATGATAACCATTCACACAACCACGCACATGGACATTCCCATGGGCATTCGGGACATGATCACAACCTGAGAGCGGCTTATTTTCACGTATTAGCCGATGCATTAACCTCAGTGCTGGCGATTGCCGCACTCTTATTTGGTAAATATATGGGCTTAACCTGGCTTGACCCCATTATGGGGATTGTGGGAGCCATTATTATCAGCCGCTGGTCATGGGGACTCATTCAGCAAACCAGTCCAATTTTGCTCGACGGCGGGGTAAATGTAGCGTTACAGCGTAAAGTGCGCGAAACCATTGAAGCGGTGCCTGATCACCAAGTCGCCGATTTACATATTTGGCGCGTGAGTGCCGATCACCATGCTATTATGGCATCCATAGTGTCCCACTCACCGAAAGAAGCCAGTTATTTTAATCAGTTACTGAGTCAATTTCCTGAGTTATCCCATATTACTATTGAGTTGCATACTTGCCGGCAAGGTGAGTGT comes from Shewanella oneidensis MR-1 and encodes:
- a CDS encoding cation diffusion facilitator family transporter gives rise to the protein MKITPSTETAQPSNGFGHSIAQWQHPHGFSKQNADGEKNTRYVLYLTVITMVAEIVAGTIYGSMALLADGWHMGTHAAAFMITLFAYSYARKHANDPAFAFGTGKVSVLGGYTSAIALGLVALIMLIESGMRLINPENIHFNEAIFVALIGLSVNVLSMFLLKDHHSHDHGHSHGNSHGHSLHQVHDKHEHTAHKDNHCCDGLEHHAADHDHDHDHDHDHDHDHDHDHDNHSHNHAHGHSHGHSGHDHNLRAAYFHVLADALTSVLAIAALLFGKYMGLTWLDPIMGIVGAIIISRWSWGLIQQTSPILLDGGVNVALQRKVRETIEAVPDHQVADLHIWRVSADHHAIMASIVSHSPKEASYFNQLLSQFPELSHITIELHTCRQGECVAKEA